A single Solwaraspora sp. WMMD792 DNA region contains:
- a CDS encoding peptidoglycan recognition family protein, translated as MARWTDLATWRGPTVNSGNGTGKPDEPADRLDAHHGVVVHIAAGYFDGTITWQRNPASRVSSHFIVAKDGRIAQMVDTDIRAWTQRAGNRTWLSIENEGFLPDPLTPPQLESNAQLLARAHTEHGVRLQIASSPDGRGLGHHSMGAENGYDWGHSQCPGPAIVAQKPAIVARAKQIVEGDDVISEEDLRRIAIAVNGWIYPKDGPALHTAARGAAADAARAVRDVATLRVEVREALGRDWVDEDAIIAGVLTGLAARPPEEAATALVAVLGEERAAALGRALLATN; from the coding sequence TTGGCCAGATGGACAGACCTCGCCACCTGGCGTGGCCCTACCGTGAACAGCGGCAACGGCACCGGCAAACCCGACGAGCCGGCGGACCGCCTGGACGCGCATCACGGCGTCGTGGTGCACATCGCCGCCGGATACTTCGACGGCACCATCACCTGGCAGCGCAACCCGGCGTCGCGGGTGTCGTCGCACTTCATCGTGGCCAAGGACGGCCGGATCGCACAGATGGTCGACACCGACATCCGGGCATGGACCCAGCGGGCCGGCAACCGCACCTGGCTCAGCATCGAGAACGAAGGCTTCCTGCCGGACCCGCTGACCCCGCCGCAACTGGAGTCGAACGCCCAGCTGTTGGCCCGTGCCCACACCGAGCACGGTGTGCGGCTGCAGATCGCGTCGTCCCCTGACGGCCGCGGTCTCGGCCACCACAGCATGGGCGCCGAGAACGGATACGACTGGGGACACAGCCAATGCCCGGGGCCGGCGATCGTTGCCCAGAAGCCGGCGATCGTGGCCAGGGCGAAGCAAATCGTCGAAGGAGATGACGTGATCAGTGAGGAAGACCTCCGCAGGATCGCTATCGCGGTCAACGGCTGGATTTACCCCAAGGATGGGCCGGCGCTGCACACGGCGGCCCGTGGTGCCGCCGCTGATGCCGCGAGAGCGGTTCGTGACGTCGCAACCCTGCGGGTGGAGGTGCGGGAGGCGCTCGGCCGGGACTGGGTCGACGAGGACGCCATCATCGCCGGGGTGCTGACCGGGCTCGCCGCCCGGCCACCGGAGGAAGCGGCGACCGCCCTGGTCGCGGTCCTCGGCGAGGAGCGCGCCGCCGCGCTCGGCCGGGCGCTGCTCGCCACCAACTGA
- a CDS encoding GntR family transcriptional regulator — MAGYREIAADLREAIAAGEYAPGAQIPTEHALAERYGVSRETVRRALAELRAAGVLESARAAGTRVAAPPVRLALARYAAVADPARTRANLGPWETACADQGIDGSVEVVSVEEAIPAPPGVAARLALPAGASMVLRRRRHLMDGRVVQLHESWMPRDLVAGTALAGQGKVVGGVYAALAAAGMRPATASEELSARPAALAEQSDLGLAAVGWVLELWRTTRDVTGRPLEALQVVSDARRVTYVYDDLPIRGER; from the coding sequence ATGGCGGGCTATCGGGAGATCGCAGCGGACCTCCGCGAGGCGATCGCGGCGGGCGAGTACGCGCCCGGCGCCCAGATCCCGACCGAGCACGCCCTGGCAGAGCGGTACGGCGTGTCACGGGAGACGGTGCGTCGGGCACTGGCCGAACTGCGCGCCGCCGGCGTACTCGAGTCGGCCCGGGCCGCAGGAACGCGAGTCGCGGCGCCACCGGTGCGGCTGGCGCTGGCGCGGTACGCAGCCGTCGCCGACCCCGCCCGCACTCGGGCGAACCTCGGCCCGTGGGAGACCGCCTGCGCCGACCAGGGCATCGACGGGTCGGTGGAAGTCGTATCGGTCGAGGAGGCCATACCTGCACCACCCGGCGTAGCCGCGCGGCTGGCTCTGCCTGCCGGCGCCTCAATGGTGCTGCGCCGCCGTCGCCACTTGATGGACGGCCGTGTCGTCCAGCTGCATGAGTCGTGGATGCCGCGTGACCTGGTGGCGGGCACGGCGCTCGCCGGGCAGGGCAAGGTGGTCGGCGGCGTGTACGCCGCGTTGGCCGCTGCCGGCATGCGGCCGGCGACCGCGAGCGAGGAGCTGTCGGCGCGGCCTGCTGCGTTGGCCGAGCAATCGGACCTGGGCTTGGCGGCGGTGGGCTGGGTGCTTGAGCTGTGGCGCACGACGCGAGACGTCACCGGCCGGCCGCTGGAGGCGTTGCAGGTGGTGTCGGATGCCCGCCGGGTGACGTACGTGTACGACGATCTGCCGATACGGGGCGAGAGGTGA
- a CDS encoding glycosyltransferase: protein MRAVHFTDTYLPRRDGVVTSLRTLAAASAAAGHPGLIVVPRHPDQPTEADVLRLRALPCGVADLRLSPWLLRGAAATGTIAEIAAHAPDVVHVHTPGPVGLLGVLTARRLGLPLVQTYHTDLHAYADAYRVPARALSAGVRLYARRLGVPRPAAAPAGHARDHRPMASGAVARRRAAMDATNTLLLGGADAVVVPTRAVLDRIHLPVPADRVHLVPTGVAARRTTADEINAFRYGHGITPSDRVVLYVGRINREKGIDLLITAFERVLVGCPTARLVLVGALYEPRWLAALLRTIDPRVAARITLTGQQGPEVVAAAYGAAEVFAFASQTDTQALVLQEAGLAGVPVVLVDRALHAHGALAGAALRTEPQPGALAGGVLRLLLDPDTARRQAAAAAARCAEHTPARYAEAIREVYASAAGLASRFNDRGRTRR from the coding sequence GTGCGAGCAGTGCACTTCACCGACACGTACCTGCCCCGCCGCGACGGGGTGGTCACCTCGCTGCGGACTCTCGCGGCGGCGTCGGCCGCCGCCGGGCATCCCGGCCTGATCGTGGTGCCCCGGCACCCGGACCAGCCGACCGAGGCGGACGTGCTGCGGCTACGTGCGCTGCCCTGCGGAGTCGCCGACCTGCGGTTGTCGCCGTGGCTGCTGCGCGGCGCCGCCGCCACCGGCACCATCGCCGAGATCGCCGCCCACGCCCCGGACGTGGTGCACGTGCACACCCCCGGACCGGTCGGGCTGCTCGGCGTCCTCACCGCCCGCCGGCTCGGTCTGCCGCTGGTCCAGACCTACCACACCGACCTGCACGCGTACGCCGACGCGTACCGGGTGCCGGCCCGTGCGCTCAGCGCCGGCGTCCGGCTGTACGCCCGCCGGCTCGGCGTACCCCGCCCGGCGGCGGCACCGGCCGGCCACGCCCGTGACCACCGGCCGATGGCCAGCGGCGCCGTCGCCCGCCGCCGGGCCGCCATGGACGCCACCAACACCCTGCTGCTCGGCGGCGCCGACGCGGTGGTGGTGCCGACCCGGGCGGTGCTGGACCGAATCCACCTGCCGGTGCCCGCCGACCGGGTGCACCTGGTGCCGACCGGGGTCGCGGCCCGCCGCACCACCGCCGACGAGATCAACGCCTTCCGGTACGGCCACGGCATCACGCCCAGCGACCGGGTGGTCCTCTACGTGGGTCGGATCAACCGGGAGAAGGGCATCGACCTGCTGATCACCGCGTTCGAGCGGGTGCTGGTCGGCTGCCCGACCGCCCGGCTGGTGCTGGTCGGTGCCCTGTACGAGCCGCGCTGGCTGGCCGCGCTGCTGCGCACCATCGACCCTCGGGTGGCTGCCCGGATCACCCTCACCGGCCAGCAGGGTCCGGAGGTGGTGGCTGCGGCGTACGGGGCCGCCGAGGTGTTCGCGTTCGCCTCGCAGACCGACACCCAGGCATTGGTCCTGCAGGAAGCCGGCCTGGCCGGGGTGCCGGTGGTACTTGTCGACCGGGCGTTGCACGCGCACGGCGCGCTTGCCGGCGCCGCACTGCGCACCGAGCCGCAGCCGGGTGCGCTGGCCGGCGGGGTGCTGCGGCTGCTGCTCGACCCGGACACGGCCCGCCGGCAGGCGGCCGCGGCGGCGGCCCGCTGCGCCGAACACACCCCGGCCCGCTACGCCGAGGCGATCCGTGAGGTGTATGCGTCGGCCGCCGGGCTGGCGAGTAGGTTCAACGACCGTGGACGTACTCGTCGTTGA
- the deoC gene encoding deoxyribose-phosphate aldolase: MAAVSTPAPARHDLAEVGRNAATLRSFLHGLPGVDEVGARQRAATLGTRSIKTTAKAWAIDLAVRMVDLTTLEGADTPGKVRALCAKARRPDPTDPDCPPVAAVCVYPSMVPTAAEALTGSGVHLASVATAFPSGQAPLEVKLADTRAAVAAGADEIDMVINRGAFLAGRYEQVYAEIVAVKQACGDAHLKVILETGELATYDNVRRASWLAMLAGGDFIKTSTGKVPVAATLPVTLIMLEAVRDFYAATGRRIGVKPAGGIRTTKDAIKYLVLVNETAGDEWLTPDLFRFGASTLLNDLLMQRSKLHTGVYSGPDYVTLD, encoded by the coding sequence ATGGCAGCGGTGAGCACCCCGGCACCCGCGCGCCACGATCTGGCCGAGGTGGGGCGGAACGCGGCAACCCTGCGTAGCTTCCTGCACGGGCTGCCCGGCGTCGATGAGGTCGGCGCGCGGCAGCGGGCCGCGACGCTCGGCACCCGGTCGATCAAGACGACGGCCAAGGCGTGGGCGATCGACCTGGCCGTCCGGATGGTCGATCTGACCACCCTCGAAGGCGCCGACACCCCCGGCAAGGTACGCGCGTTGTGCGCCAAGGCCCGCCGCCCCGACCCGACCGACCCGGACTGCCCACCGGTCGCCGCGGTCTGCGTCTACCCGTCGATGGTGCCGACCGCCGCCGAGGCGCTCACCGGCTCCGGCGTGCACCTGGCCAGCGTGGCCACCGCCTTCCCGTCCGGGCAGGCGCCGCTGGAGGTGAAGCTGGCCGACACCCGGGCGGCAGTCGCCGCCGGCGCCGACGAGATCGACATGGTGATCAACCGGGGGGCGTTCCTCGCCGGCCGCTACGAGCAGGTGTACGCCGAGATCGTCGCGGTCAAGCAGGCCTGCGGCGACGCCCATCTCAAGGTCATCCTGGAGACCGGGGAGCTGGCCACCTACGACAACGTGCGCCGCGCCTCCTGGCTGGCGATGCTGGCCGGCGGCGACTTCATCAAGACCTCCACCGGCAAGGTGCCGGTCGCCGCGACCCTGCCCGTCACCCTGATCATGCTGGAGGCGGTACGGGACTTCTACGCCGCCACCGGGCGGCGGATCGGCGTCAAGCCGGCCGGCGGCATCCGCACCACCAAGGACGCGATCAAGTACCTGGTGCTGGTCAACGAGACCGCCGGCGACGAGTGGCTCACCCCCGACCTGTTCCGGTTCGGCGCTTCCACCCTGCTCAACGACCTGCTGATGCAGCGGTCGAAGCTGCACACCGGGGTCTACTCCGGTCCCGACTACGTCACCCTGGACTGA
- a CDS encoding aldehyde dehydrogenase family protein: protein MFDYAPAPESRSVVTIRDSYGLFIDGEFVDPTDGGARKTVNPATEEVLAEVAEAGPGDVDRAVAAARTAYQRVWGPMPGRDRAKYLFRIARALAERSRELAVLESLDNGKPIRESRDVDLPLASAHFFYYAGWADKLPYAGFGPDPRPLGVAGQVIPWNFPLLMLAWKIAPALAAGNTVVLKPAETTPLTALLFAEICQQADLPPGVVNIVTGAGATGQAVVGHPDVDKVAFTGSTDVGRQIARTVAGSRKKLTLELGGKAANIVFDDAPIDQAVEGIVNGIFFNQGHVCCAGSRLLVQESIAEPLLESLKRRMARLRVGDPLDKNTDVGAINSAAQLDRIRTLAAAGTDEGAQAWSPPCDLPEQGFWFAPTLFTGVSQAHRIAREEIFGPVLSVLTFRTPDEAIAKANNTPYGLSAGIWSEKGSRILWAADRLRAGVVWANTFNKFDPTSPFGGYQESGYGREGGRHGLEAYLDV, encoded by the coding sequence GTGTTCGACTACGCACCGGCACCCGAGTCCCGCTCGGTCGTCACCATCCGCGACTCGTACGGCCTGTTCATCGACGGCGAGTTCGTCGACCCGACCGACGGCGGGGCCCGCAAGACCGTCAACCCGGCCACCGAGGAGGTCCTCGCCGAGGTCGCCGAGGCCGGCCCCGGCGACGTCGACCGGGCGGTGGCCGCCGCGCGTACGGCGTACCAGCGGGTCTGGGGTCCGATGCCCGGCCGCGACCGGGCCAAGTACCTGTTCCGGATCGCCCGGGCGCTCGCCGAACGCAGCCGCGAGCTGGCCGTGCTCGAGTCGCTGGACAACGGCAAACCGATCCGCGAGTCCCGTGACGTCGACCTGCCGCTGGCGTCGGCGCACTTCTTCTACTACGCCGGCTGGGCCGACAAGCTGCCGTACGCCGGTTTCGGCCCGGACCCGCGCCCGCTCGGCGTCGCCGGCCAGGTCATCCCGTGGAACTTCCCGCTGCTGATGCTGGCCTGGAAGATCGCCCCGGCGCTGGCCGCCGGCAACACCGTGGTGCTCAAACCGGCCGAGACGACCCCGCTGACCGCGCTGCTGTTCGCCGAGATCTGCCAGCAGGCCGACCTGCCACCCGGTGTGGTCAACATCGTCACCGGCGCCGGCGCCACCGGGCAGGCCGTCGTCGGCCACCCCGACGTCGACAAGGTCGCCTTCACCGGATCCACCGACGTCGGCCGGCAGATCGCCCGTACGGTCGCCGGCAGCCGCAAGAAGCTCACCCTGGAGCTGGGCGGCAAGGCCGCCAACATCGTCTTCGACGACGCCCCGATCGACCAGGCCGTCGAAGGCATCGTCAACGGCATCTTCTTCAACCAGGGCCACGTCTGCTGCGCCGGTTCCCGGCTGCTGGTCCAGGAATCGATCGCCGAGCCGCTACTGGAGTCGTTGAAGCGGCGGATGGCCCGGCTGCGCGTCGGCGACCCGCTGGACAAGAACACCGACGTCGGGGCGATCAACTCGGCCGCCCAGCTGGACCGGATCCGTACCCTGGCCGCCGCCGGCACCGACGAGGGCGCACAGGCCTGGTCGCCGCCGTGTGACCTGCCCGAGCAGGGCTTCTGGTTCGCGCCGACCCTGTTCACCGGGGTCAGCCAGGCGCACCGGATCGCCCGCGAGGAGATCTTCGGCCCGGTGCTGTCCGTGCTGACCTTCCGCACCCCGGATGAGGCCATCGCCAAGGCCAACAACACACCGTACGGGCTGTCCGCCGGCATCTGGTCGGAGAAGGGTTCCCGGATCCTGTGGGCCGCCGACCGGCTGCGCGCCGGGGTGGTGTGGGCGAACACGTTCAACAAGTTCGACCCGACGTCGCCGTTCGGCGGCTACCAGGAGTCGGGCTACGGCCGCGAGGGCGGCCGGCACGGGCTGGAGGCGTACCTCGATGTCTGA